In Numenius arquata chromosome 3, bNumArq3.hap1.1, whole genome shotgun sequence, one genomic interval encodes:
- the ASDURF gene encoding ASDURF protein translates to MSGRAPRQEEEEEKEKREESAKVRHKEELSRRIKEQKVVVDELSNLKKNRKVYRQQPNSNIFFLVDRTETLSQCKNTLDELKKAHQEMENSEKTKIKK, encoded by the exons ATGTCGGGTCGCGCGCCgcggcaggaggaagaggaggagaaggagaagagggaggagagcGCGAAAGTGCGCCATAAGGAGGAGCTGAGCCGGAGG ATTAAAGAGCAGAAGGTTGTAGTTGATGAGCTTTCTAATTTGAAGAAGAACCGG aaagttTATAGGCAGCAACCTAACAGCAACATATTCTTCCTTGTAGACCGAACAGAAACGCTATCTCAATGCAAAA ATACATTAGATGAATTAAAGAAGGCACATCAAGAGatggaaaattcagaaaagacTAAAATCAAGAAATAG
- the ASNSD1 gene encoding asparagine synthetase domain-containing protein 1 → MCGICCVVTLCSQRAIHDFFNEDILCHLRRRGPDSSQQLIKTVSDPSYECLFSGHVLHLRGLMTPQPLEDANNNVFLWNGEIFNGVHVGPLENDTEVMFHHLASCGSETDILSLFSSLQGPWSFIYYQASRHSLWFGRDYFGRRSLLWQFSNEVDSAFCLASVSGYFKSSNQWQEVPASGIFKIDLKACATTKSLSLMLFPWKYSCTEKAVEETFVNVLDRVSKDLPNHIRLMMNESKLCLRAPVIPLNKTIPEASGECPGTNISNIIHTVSVETLQGFLAEEHKKKLVHQFIDVLNEAVKRRVLSLFREDDQKTREFPTLCNRKAHVAVLFSGGIDSMVIAALADKHVPVEEPIDLLNVAFLLKEQTKQKGTTKNHTNRDVQLDLLCSQESYKDLHAKTATYLSGFDVPDRITGRAGLRELEAINPSRTWNFVEINVTPEELKRMRQQCIKHLINPLDTVLDDSIGCAIWFASRGEGFIGNQGELKPYKSPAKVVLTGIGADEQLAGYSRHRVCFKKYGLEGLNKELEMELDRISSRNLGRDDRIIGDHGKEARFPFLDEDVVSFLNSLPISEKADLTLPRGVGEKLLLRLAAREFGLTASTVLPKRAVQFGSRIAKLESNSEKASDTCSRLKLFSVDEL, encoded by the exons ATGTGTGGTATTTGTTGTGTTGTTACCTTGTGTAGCCAGCGTGCTATCCATGACTTCTTTAATGAAGACATACTCTGCCATCTTAGAAGAAGAGGACCGGACAGTAGCCAACAGTTGATAAAAACTGTGTCTGATCCCTCTTACGAGTGTTTGTTTTCTGGCCATGTACTTCACTTGAGGGGACTGATGACTCCTCAGCCTCTGGAAGATGCCAATAACAATGTTTTTCTTTGGAATGGAGAAATTTTCAATGGAGTGCATGTTGGACCTCTAGAGAATGACACTGAAGTAATGTTTCATCATCTTGCATCATGCGGTAGTGAAACAGACATTTTGTCACTCTTTTCGTCGCTTCAGGGTCCGTGGTCTTTTATTTATTATCAAGCATCCAGACACAGTTTATGGTTTGGTAGAGATTATTTTGGTCGTCGCAGTTTGCTTTGGCAATTCAGTAATGAGGTTGACAGTGCTTTCTGTCTCGCATCTGTAAGTGGTTATTTCAAATCGAGTAACCAATGGCAAGAAGTCCCAGCATCTGGAATTTTTAAAATTGATCTCAAAGCTTGTGCAACAACTAAATCTTTGTCTTTAATGTTGTTTCCATGGAAGTACAGCTGTACAGAGAAAGCAGTAGAAGAAACATTCGTTAACGTTCTGGACCGAGTTTCAAAAGACTTACCAAACCACATACGTCTCATGATGAATGAATCAAAACTATGTCTCAGAGCACCAGTTATCCCCTTAAATAAAACAATTCCTGAAGCTTCAGGTGAATGTCCAGGCACTAATATTAGCAACATTATCCATACGGTTTCTGTAGAAACCCTTCAAGGATTTCTTGCAGaggaacacaagaaaaaattAGTCCATCAGTTTATTGATGTTTTAAATGAAGCGGTGAAGAGACGGGTTTTATCTCTCTTTAGAGAAGATGATCAGAAAACAAGAGAATTTCCAACCCTGTGTAATAGGAAAGCACACGTTGCGGTGCTCTTTTCTGGTGGCATTGATTCTATGGTTATTGCGGCCCTTGCTGATAAACATGTACCTGTGGAGGAACCAATTGATCTTCTCAACGTAGCTTTCCTGCTAAAAGAACAAACTAAGCAAAAGGGTACCACTAAAAACCATACCAACCGGGACGTACAGCTTGATTTGCTTTGTTCTCAAGAAAGTTATAAAGATCTTCATGCTAAAACTGCTACTTATTTATCTGGCTTTGATGTTCCAGACAGAATCACTGGTAGGGCAGGACTGAGAGAATTAGAAGCTATTAACCCTTCAAGAACCTGGAACTTTGTAGAAATTAATGTTACGCCAGAGGAACTCAAAAGGATGAGACAACAATGCATTAAGCACTTAATTAATCCACTGGATACAGTCTTGGATGACAGCATTGGCTGTGCAATTTGGTTTGCTTCCAGAGGAGAGGGGTTTATTGGTAACCAAGGAGAGCTGAAACCATATAAAAGTCCTGCAAAG GTCGTACTTACAGGAATTGGAGCAGATGAACAGCTTGCTGGGTATTCTCGACATCGTGTTTGCTTCAAAAAATATGGCTTAGAGGGTCTGAATAAAGAACTTGAAATGGAGTTAGATCGCATTTCTTCTAGAAATCTTGGTAGAGATGACAGGATTATTGGAGATCACGGAAAAGAAGCCAG gtttCCTTTTCTTGACGAAGATGTTGTTTCATTCCTCAATTCTCTGCCCATCTCAGAAAAAGCTGACTTGACTTTACCTCGAGGAGTTGGTGAGAAATTGCTTCTGCGCCTTGCAGCCAGGGAGTTTGGCCTTACAGCCTCGACTGTTTTGCCCAAAAGGGCTGTACAGTTTGGATCTCGCATTGCAAAGCTAGAGAGCAACAGTGAAAAAGCATCTGACACGTGCAGCAGACTGAAGTTATTTTCAGTAGATGAATTATAA